In a genomic window of Magnolia sinica isolate HGM2019 chromosome 16, MsV1, whole genome shotgun sequence:
- the LOC131228805 gene encoding uncharacterized protein LOC131228805 has protein sequence MAEQFCRSTGIPLESTSEALVVSTPWGKSIVLNRCCPSYSVLMGEMFLHIDLFMMRMAGFDVILGMDWLAKYCAILDCAARMVIFHIPSLLVFQFVAEPRGESLSSFLASIVEDFVVRCIEQLLVICEYLDVFQEIPGLPPRRQIEFQIDLVPGTAPISKAP, from the coding sequence AtggccgagcagttttgccgatcgaccggtattccattGGAGTCCACGTCTGAGGCCTTGGTAGTTTCGACTCCCTGGGGGAAGTCTATAGTATTGAACCGATGTTGCCCTTCTTACTCGGTGTTAATGGGTGAGATGTTCCTTCATATTGATCTGTTCATGATGCGGATGGCAGGCTTTGATGTTATtttaggtatggattggcttgcgaaGTATTGtgccatcttggactgtgccgcgaggaTGGTTATATTTCACATTCCCAGCTTGCTAGTGTTCCAGTTtgtcgccgagcccagaggagagtcgttgtctagtttcttggcttctaTCGTGGAGGATTTTGTGGTAAGATGTATTGAGCAGCTGCTAGTTATTTGTGAGTACctggatgtgttccaggagatcccgGGTTTACCGCCGCGTCGGCAGATTGAGTTTCAGATAGATTTAGTGCCCGGTACTGCACCTATCTCGAAAGCTCCCTAa